One part of the Anaeromyxobacter sp. Fw109-5 genome encodes these proteins:
- a CDS encoding DUF438 domain-containing protein: MSELIETGAPPRKDLLKHLILQLHGGVAPDAVQRQLVRLLGQVPYGLVVEVEQELLADGMPAAEVTRLCHLHSAALQGAIDLSGVRTPPAGHPARVFSEENAALAKQVQALEHAADALDAVVSEGGAGVHLLQARVRVNALTDVEKHYLRKEHLLFPFLERHGITGPPQVMWGKHDQTRALLRAAHAALASAAGDPAAARALSDGALRPLASAIRDMVDKEENILLPMALDVLDEREWWEIARQSDEIGYCLVEPEASWRPDSVDATEAAAPAARVKLPTGSLAPAELEAILGALPLDATFVDAEDRVRWFSHGKERVFSRSRAVIGRKVQFCHPPSSVGTVETILAGFRAGTQDRASFWIQLRGRFVHIEYRALRDVSGAYLGCLEVTQDLTEKRALAGEQRLLSWEATAQQASAPVQACPAHPGAPSAAAPHPARAESAAARPAWLEGARVSRSLDARPLLAAGAHPVQEVMQELATLAPGAVFELVAPFVPGPLLERARAAGCLAHSEQEAPGLVRTWFTRGGAA, encoded by the coding sequence ATGAGCGAGCTCATCGAGACCGGCGCACCGCCCCGGAAGGACCTTCTCAAGCACCTCATCCTCCAGCTCCATGGCGGCGTCGCCCCCGACGCGGTCCAGCGGCAGCTCGTTCGCCTGCTGGGGCAGGTTCCGTACGGGCTCGTGGTGGAGGTGGAGCAGGAGCTTCTGGCGGACGGCATGCCCGCGGCGGAGGTGACGCGACTCTGCCACCTCCACTCGGCGGCGCTGCAGGGCGCGATCGACCTCTCGGGAGTGCGCACGCCGCCCGCGGGTCACCCGGCCCGCGTCTTCTCCGAGGAGAACGCCGCGCTCGCCAAGCAGGTCCAGGCGCTCGAGCACGCCGCCGACGCGCTCGATGCGGTCGTGTCGGAGGGCGGCGCGGGCGTGCACCTCCTGCAGGCGCGCGTTCGCGTCAACGCGCTCACCGACGTCGAGAAGCACTACCTCCGCAAGGAGCACCTGCTCTTCCCGTTCCTCGAGCGGCACGGCATCACCGGCCCGCCGCAGGTGATGTGGGGCAAGCACGACCAGACTCGCGCGCTGCTGCGCGCGGCGCACGCGGCGCTCGCGTCCGCCGCCGGCGATCCCGCCGCGGCGCGAGCGCTCTCGGACGGCGCGCTGCGGCCGCTGGCGAGCGCGATCCGCGACATGGTGGACAAGGAGGAGAACATCCTCTTGCCCATGGCGCTCGACGTGCTCGACGAGCGCGAGTGGTGGGAGATCGCGCGGCAGAGCGACGAGATCGGCTACTGCCTCGTCGAGCCCGAGGCGAGCTGGCGCCCCGACTCCGTGGACGCGACCGAGGCCGCCGCGCCGGCCGCGCGCGTGAAGCTCCCCACCGGCAGCCTCGCGCCCGCGGAGCTCGAGGCCATCCTCGGCGCCCTGCCGCTCGACGCCACGTTCGTGGACGCCGAGGACCGCGTCCGCTGGTTCAGCCACGGCAAGGAGCGCGTGTTCTCGCGCAGCCGCGCCGTGATCGGCCGCAAGGTGCAGTTCTGCCACCCGCCGTCTTCCGTCGGCACGGTCGAGACGATCCTCGCGGGCTTCCGGGCGGGGACCCAGGACCGCGCGTCGTTCTGGATCCAGCTGCGCGGGCGCTTCGTCCACATCGAGTACCGCGCCCTGCGGGACGTCTCCGGAGCATATCTCGGCTGCCTCGAGGTCACGCAGGACCTCACCGAGAAGCGCGCGCTCGCCGGCGAGCAACGGCTCCTCTCGTGGGAGGCCACCGCGCAGCAGGCCAGCGCGCCGGTGCAGGCGTGCCCGGCGCACCCAGGGGCCCCGTCCGCCGCCGCGCCGCACCCGGCACGGGCCGAATCGGCGGCCGCGAGGCCTGCCTGGCTCGAGGGCGCACGCGTCTCCAGGTCGCTCGACGCGCGCCCGCTCCTCGCCGCCGGCGCGCACCCGGTGCAGGAGGTGATGCAGGAGCTCGCCACGCTCGCCCCGGGCGCCGTCTTCGAGCTCGTCGCTCCGTTCGTGCCCGGCCCGCTCCTCGAGCGGGCGCGCGCCGCCGGCTGCCTCGCGCACTCGGAGCAGGAGGCGCCGGGGCTGGTGAGGACGTGGTTCACGCGGGGTGGGGCGGCGTAA
- a CDS encoding membrane protein — MKPGRLASLATLAAFLSTACATTTTTSTTWGEGSSPEWARVGYVASIRETVTRQQGNPGAGAVAGAVVGGLLGSAIGGRAHYDRYGRVHHHGSGAGAVAGAIGGAVVGAAASQGGAEQRTYEIFVRFEDGGSETFASGPPLTFQVGEEVVQTPRGLERR, encoded by the coding sequence ATGAAGCCCGGCCGCCTCGCCTCGCTCGCCACCCTGGCCGCCTTCCTGTCGACAGCGTGCGCGACGACGACCACCACCTCGACCACGTGGGGCGAGGGCTCCTCGCCAGAGTGGGCGCGCGTCGGCTACGTCGCCTCCATCCGCGAGACCGTCACGCGCCAGCAGGGAAACCCGGGCGCGGGCGCCGTCGCGGGGGCGGTCGTGGGCGGGCTCCTCGGCAGCGCGATCGGCGGCCGGGCGCACTACGACCGCTACGGCCGGGTCCACCACCACGGCAGCGGGGCGGGCGCCGTGGCCGGCGCGATCGGCGGCGCGGTGGTGGGCGCGGCCGCGAGCCAGGGCGGTGCCGAGCAGCGGACCTACGAGATCTTCGTCCGCTTCGAGGACGGCGGCAGCGAGACCTTCGCGTCCGGTCCGCCCCTCACCTTCCAGGTGGGGGAAGAGGTCGTGCAGACGCCGCGGGGGCTCGAGAGGAGGTAG
- a CDS encoding ATP-binding protein, with the protein MRATSTMSAPAHWPRRPIALRRLLVALALGSLLPIGGFAAIVVWRLTGEERASIERRLIHAARLLAGDVDREMIATFRTLRALAESDRLDAGALGAFDGDARRVLATQPSWRAVLLSTPDGVHLLNTLHPPGAEPEHTFDRASLARVVETRAPAVGDLARRPEGWSVALRVPVIRDGQVKYVLTALMSPAAFADLAGRAQRPEEEWTRVITDSAGVVVARTRDPERFVGVSATATYQERTRGAAEGVYRDTTLDGAEVYLAFARAAVSGWTAGIAVPSHLIEGPTRHSSLAIMAAGLALLVLSVGGAIVMSRRLSAGIALAATAAETLARGGRPRPAPSRVAELERLGEALERSAALLRSREAERDEHLARAEAARAQAETASRTKDEFLAMLGHELRNPLSPIVTALQLIKLRGDGQPREYSIIERQVSHMSRLVEDLLDVSRITRGKIVLQPELLELSSVVAKALEMAGPLLEARAHRLAVDVPAEGLPVRGDPVRLAQIVANLLTNAAKYTPPGGHVEVWAGRHGAEISLTVSDDGQGLSPELLPRLFDLFVQGPRAPDRHEGGLGLGLAVVKSLVTAHGGTVEAQSAGLGRGSTFTVRLPAAAAEAAPPALGPRPGALRRAARPLRVLVVDDNADAAELLAAVLSAAGHAVRAAHDGVGALAALDQFTPEVAVLDIGLPVMDGHELAARIRDRMGAAPPAFIALTGYGQATDLARSRAAGFEHHLVKPVDADALLAVLEALAADRSAPRAS; encoded by the coding sequence ATGCGCGCGACGTCGACGATGTCCGCCCCCGCCCATTGGCCGCGAAGGCCTATCGCGCTGCGGCGGCTCCTCGTTGCGCTCGCCCTCGGCTCGCTCCTCCCGATCGGCGGCTTCGCGGCCATCGTCGTCTGGCGCCTCACCGGGGAGGAGCGCGCCAGCATCGAGCGGCGGCTGATCCACGCCGCCCGGCTGCTGGCGGGCGACGTCGACCGCGAGATGATTGCCACGTTCCGGACGCTGCGCGCCCTCGCCGAGTCGGACCGGCTGGACGCCGGGGCGCTGGGCGCCTTCGACGGCGACGCGCGGCGCGTGCTCGCGACGCAGCCGTCCTGGCGCGCCGTGCTGCTCAGCACGCCGGACGGCGTTCACCTGCTCAACACGCTGCACCCGCCGGGCGCCGAGCCCGAGCACACGTTCGATCGCGCGAGCCTCGCCCGCGTCGTGGAGACCCGCGCGCCGGCGGTGGGCGACCTCGCGAGGCGTCCGGAGGGCTGGTCCGTCGCGCTGCGCGTCCCGGTGATCCGCGACGGCCAGGTGAAGTACGTGCTGACCGCGCTCATGTCCCCGGCGGCCTTCGCCGACCTCGCCGGCCGGGCCCAGCGGCCCGAGGAGGAGTGGACGCGCGTCATCACCGACTCCGCCGGCGTGGTCGTGGCGCGGACGCGCGACCCCGAGCGGTTCGTCGGGGTGAGCGCCACCGCCACGTACCAGGAGCGCACGCGCGGCGCGGCGGAGGGCGTGTACCGGGACACGACGCTGGACGGCGCGGAGGTGTACCTGGCGTTCGCCCGCGCCGCGGTCTCGGGCTGGACCGCGGGCATCGCGGTGCCGAGCCACCTCATCGAGGGTCCGACGCGGCACTCCTCGCTCGCCATCATGGCGGCAGGCCTCGCGCTCCTCGTGCTCAGCGTCGGCGGCGCGATCGTCATGTCCCGCCGGCTGTCGGCCGGCATCGCCTTGGCCGCCACGGCCGCCGAGACGCTCGCCCGGGGCGGTCGGCCGCGGCCGGCGCCCTCCCGGGTCGCGGAGCTCGAGCGCCTGGGCGAGGCGCTCGAGCGATCCGCGGCGCTCCTCCGCTCGCGCGAGGCGGAGCGCGACGAGCACCTCGCGCGCGCCGAGGCCGCGCGGGCCCAGGCCGAGACCGCCAGCCGCACGAAGGACGAGTTCCTCGCCATGCTCGGGCACGAGCTCCGCAACCCGCTCTCGCCGATCGTGACCGCCCTCCAGCTCATCAAGCTGCGGGGGGACGGCCAGCCGCGGGAGTACTCGATCATCGAGCGGCAGGTGAGCCACATGTCGCGGCTGGTCGAGGACCTGCTCGACGTCTCGCGCATCACGCGCGGCAAGATCGTGCTCCAGCCGGAGCTGCTCGAGCTCTCCTCGGTGGTGGCGAAGGCGCTCGAGATGGCGGGGCCGCTGCTCGAGGCGCGCGCGCACCGGCTCGCCGTCGACGTCCCCGCCGAAGGGCTCCCCGTCCGCGGCGATCCCGTGCGCCTCGCGCAGATCGTCGCGAACCTGCTCACGAACGCAGCGAAGTACACCCCGCCCGGCGGACATGTCGAGGTGTGGGCGGGGCGCCACGGCGCCGAGATCTCGCTGACCGTGAGCGACGACGGCCAGGGGCTCTCGCCGGAGCTGCTCCCGCGCCTGTTCGATCTGTTCGTCCAGGGGCCGCGTGCCCCCGATCGCCACGAGGGGGGCCTCGGGCTCGGCCTCGCGGTGGTGAAGAGCCTGGTGACGGCTCACGGCGGCACGGTCGAGGCGCAAAGCGCGGGGCTCGGGCGAGGCAGCACCTTCACCGTCCGGCTGCCCGCGGCGGCTGCCGAGGCCGCCCCGCCGGCGCTCGGGCCGCGGCCGGGGGCCCTCCGCCGCGCCGCCCGGCCGCTGCGGGTGCTCGTGGTGGACGACAACGCCGACGCCGCCGAGCTGCTCGCGGCGGTGCTCTCGGCGGCCGGGCACGCGGTGCGGGCGGCGCACGACGGCGTCGGCGCGCTCGCCGCGCTCGACCAGTTCACCCCCGAGGTCGCGGTCCTCGACATCGGCCTGCCGGTGATGGACGGGCACGAGCTCGCCGCGCGCATCCGCGACCGGATGGGCGCGGCTCCGCCCGCGTTCATCGCGCTGACGGGGTACGGACAGGCGACCGATCTCGCGCGCAGCCGCGCGGCCGGATTCGAGCA